The genome window ACATTGATGCCATAGAGATAGCGATATCCCATGGCCATTTGGGCCGGAGTATTATCACCGAGGGCAGCCAGGCTATAGTGGATCAGTGCCAGGGGCTGGCTTACATTTTTACCGCCAACGCCCACCGAATAAAGGAATCCCAGGCCCATGTGAGCCTCTGGGACGCCTTCGTTGGCCAGACTCTCAAACTCATCGACAGCATGGTTGAAATCAAAGTCCATCCAGTGACCCAGTAGGGCGGCCCAGGCTAGTTCCGCCCTCGCCTTGAGGTGATTAAATTCAGCAGCCTTCTTAAGCAAAATAAAGGCTACCCGCTTATCCGTGCTTGGCTTGGCCAATATGTCCATTGCGTTGTCGTACACGGTTTGAGCTGGAAGAATCGCAATTAGCAACTGCAAAACACATAAAACGATGCCCACTTACCTTCTATCTGGTCTGGAGTAAGTTCTAACACTTCAGTGGATTTGCGTTTGGCTTCGATGCGCTCGATCTCTGCTTTCAGCTTTTGCCGCCTGATCACACTGTCGTTCCACAGGCGTTCGAACATGGAATCCGACATAACCTTCGTCCTGGGAGCAAACTTTGTGGACTCCTTGGGTTTGGCTGCCTTGCGTTCGTTGCTTTCCGACGGAACCCGTGACTCTGATTCCGCCGTGGtcacctcctccgcctccgcctgGGTGGAGGGCTCATTGGGCAGCGTTGGCGTGGCTGTTCCCGTGCCCAATCCCGTTCCCGTACCCGTACCTGTGGCCGAACCCAAACTGCTGCCCGTGCCATCAGTGTTGGGCCCTTGGAGCTCCTCCGCTCGCAGCTGCCAGGCGAAAAGCAGCGCAAGCAGGCACATCCAGCTGTTGGCCTTCATCTTCGCCTATCTGCCTTTCTCGATGGCAAAGTGGATGTACAACGGCAATTTTGCTCTTCGCCTTTGCTGCGTCTATATGGTGCTCTACCACTTCTGACGTGTTGTGTTATTTACTGTTTTCTTGGGGCGGAGGGTCGGCAAAAAGAGTTGATTGCTGCTTCTGGGTGGATTCGTTTGACTTACTGGTAGCTCATCTTGGCCACCTCGACTTGGTGGTGGTTGGAATACCTTGGTTGTCTTTccttaatttttcacacgtaaGATTCTTTTTAATCTTTTTTGTTGCAATGTTTAGTGCTGCTAACGGGCCGAGGTTTGTGTGCCAGTGCTGCAAAGCACCGCGTCTAAAACAGTCGTTTCCAGGGGCGtctccaaaaatatttttgcgaATTGAAGAGGAGCGGATTTACCACTTAGAAAACATATTCTTAGTCGTCATATAATCGAGGTAGgcttataaatatttagtGACGACGAtatcaaaatttaattacaacttttttattattacaagccacatataataaaattacaattatCCTAAGCCTGGGGGTAAaacataaaattttaaaaatatttgtacaattctttaaaacaTATATGCACCAAAATGTGAAAGTTATGCTCAACAATTATTTTCCGGGCAACTGCGATAGTAAGCGTCTAGAATGTCTTACCCCGAAAAATTCCCGGTGCTTGCTAGCTACGCCCCTGGATTTTCCGCCTGTTGTTTCGTTATGCAAAGGAACGCGCAGAGTTTTACCAGAAGGAAATCTGAATTGGAACTGTTGACGCGCGATCGAAGGTGATAATTCCGAGCGGGACTAATTAGAATACGAGGAAGATTTCCGCCCGTGTGAATCACCAACTTTTATCTCGTCCAATCCAAGTCAGCCACTGAGCAGCCGGCATGGAGATGAGTGTAAGTAGAAGCTGCGACCTGCGTGCCAGACACCCAGGCCCAAAAGTCACAGCCCAAAACCAAATTGAAAACCGAAACCAGTTCCAACCCGCGCTTCAACCGAGTCAGTCGCACAGCGAATCACTCTTCGAGCTCAACCGTTAGTGCTGGTGAAAGTTACAGCTGTTGCGTTCGCTACGCTGACCTAGTACCCGCCACCTGTGCCCCGATTCCTAATCCTCCAGCGGACACCTGTTATTCCAGGCTGCCATGTTCGCACGCGTGTCCTTCTACCCCACCCTGCTGTACAATGTCCTGATGGAAAAGGCATCGGCCAGGAATTGGTACGATCGCATCGATGAGCATGTGATACTGGGAGCACTGCCCTTCCGCAGCCAGGCCAATGACGTAAGTATCCCCGCGAAACCAAGCTTGAAATCCTTCTAAATCCTTTTTTAACTGCTTAGCTCATTGAAAAGGAAAACATGAAGGCGGTGGTGTCGATGAACGAGGACTACGAGCTGACCGCCTTCTCCAACAACACGGAGAAGTGGCGAAAGCTGGGCATTGAGTTCCTGCAGCTGGCCACCACCGACATCTTTGAGTCGCCCAACCAGGAGAAGCTCTTCCGCGGCGTGGAATTCATAAATAAGTTCCTGCCTCTAAAGCAGAGAATTGGCGGTCTAAGTTCCTCCTACCAGCCGGAGAACGTGGGTTCTGTCTATGTGCACTGCAAGGCGGGTAGGACGCGAAGTGCCACTTTGGTGGGATGCTACCTCATGATGGTGGGTTGATGATCTATTTACACGTAACTCTCTCTATAAAATCTCACAACTTATAATTTGCAGAAGAACGGATGGACTCCGGATCAGGCGGTTGACCACATGCGTAAGTGCCGACCGCACATTCTGCTGCACACCAAACAATGGGATGCGCTCCGGTTGTTCTACACAAACAATGTGGAGACCAAGTCATGACCAAAACCGGACAATAGCCCAAATTTATTGTTTACAGTAGATTACCATACGTAACAAAGGTGGTGCCTGTTACCCAACTACTTTAGTGCTGATTTTCTTGTTGAATATACAATTTTCTACAAAACCCGCTCTGTGCAGCTGTGACTTTTTACAATTCTTTATTTAATGCTTATCGCGAAACTATGAATAAATAACTGGTGTTTCGTGGTTCATCAACTGATTGCTCCTTTGACATTTAAGCCTTCTCGGCATCCTTGCCCTTGATGGCCCAGAAGCGCTTGATACCATTGGCCAGACCCACATCATTCTGGATGAAGTAGAAGAGGCCGCCCAGCGCGGCCACCGAGATGATGATCAGCGCAATGTGGGCTACCTTGGGCAGGACGTTTCCAACGACAGATGGCCGCATGTAGTCAACTACCATGGCCTCCACGCCCCTGCGTTTGGTTAATGtggaaaatataagtaaagGTTTAATTTTCCTCAAGGATATCTTACCAATGGGTGTGGATGACGACAGAGATGGCCATGAGGGCGTCCAATACCTGGGATGGAGCTATGAAGGCAGCTGGAATGACGGCCAGCAGGCCGGCGGACACAATTCGCTCCACAGTCCAGAGCAGGGTGTGGCTGGATCCGGCGGAAGCCATGCGGGGCGCACTCACGGAGATCTCGCGCACGACGGGCTGCATAAGCAATCGCGGATTACCATTTAGTGATTAGCCACCACTGAATTGTTCAACTCCAAACACTTACCGCTGCCATCTTGGCCACGGCCAGGGGCTGGACCACCGCCTTCCGCTGGACATTGGCCACCAGGGTGGAGTAGCTCTTCAGGGGAGTGATGCGAGCCGACTTAACAAGATTTGCGGCTAATTGGGATACCAACAAACGGTTTGGTTATATAATGAAAGCtgttttgcggccaataataAGGCAATTCGCCATCCAGTGGGTCCTTACCATTGCAACGGACAGCGCCACGCAGGAGCAACGAGAGGGACATGTTGGGATGTGTAAAAATTGAGAATTTTCAgctcaaaataaatattctaTAGCTCCGTTCGGTTTGGGCCGATTTGTCTAAAAAATTACACAACACTGGGCTAGTGCAGTCAGCTGTCATCGATTTGTTATCGGTACACAGTAGCGGTCAAAATATTGCAACACAATAATAAGGGATGCCCcgttaaatattttgaattcaacaaacaattaaagggtgtaataaataaacaatttagtTCAAGACATTTATTTAACTGCTTTAATCATTTGCACAATACATTTGAGATTCGTTTGGGACGGAATGGCTGTTACACGTAAAAATTGTGATGATCTTACAAACTAAGTTTAAAATTTGCTTAAAACTTTCTAAAATTCGCATTCTAAGGCACGCAATTGCTCCTAAAAGTCACTTTATGTTGGTTGtaaatttttgtaaatttcgtTGGATGGAATAGttaaaaaatacttttgaTCTTATTAAGCTAATAAACTCCTAATCAGGACTAAGACCACGATAACGAGGCCAGTCAGTTGAGAATTTAGTGTCGCTGCTCCTGCTCGGTAAAAGTCCCAGTCAAATACGATGTTGGAGGCATCCGACGGCTTCCAAGGGTTCAATCCGTCATCGAAGTACATGGGACAGTCGTCACGCTCCCTTTCGTACTCCACGGCATCGATGGCTACGGCAGCACCCTCCGAGTGGTTCCACGAGGTCACATCCTGCTCCAGTTTGCAGAATGCGCCCACAGCCTGCGACATGAGGACACGGTTGAGGTCGGCGCGCTGATAGACCCAGCAGCGATACTTGGACAGCGGATCCAGATCGTCGTAGGTAATCAGGTAGGACTTGAGGTTCTC of Drosophila mauritiana strain mau12 chromosome 3R, ASM438214v1, whole genome shotgun sequence contains these proteins:
- the LOC117145077 gene encoding phosphatidylglycerophosphatase and protein-tyrosine phosphatase 1, with amino-acid sequence MEMSAAMFARVSFYPTLLYNVLMEKASARNWYDRIDEHVILGALPFRSQANDLIEKENMKAVVSMNEDYELTAFSNNTEKWRKLGIEFLQLATTDIFESPNQEKLFRGVEFINKFLPLKQRIGGLSSSYQPENVGSVYVHCKAGRTRSATLVGCYLMMKNGWTPDQAVDHMRKCRPHILLHTKQWDALRLFYTNNVETKS
- the LOC117145078 gene encoding succinate dehydrogenase [ubiquinone] cytochrome b small subunit, mitochondrial — its product is MSLSLLLRGAVRCNAANLVKSARITPLKSYSTLVANVQRKAVVQPLAVAKMAAPVVREISVSAPRMASAGSSHTLLWTVERIVSAGLLAVIPAAFIAPSQVLDALMAISVVIHTHWGVEAMVVDYMRPSVVGNVLPKVAHIALIIISVAALGGLFYFIQNDVGLANGIKRFWAIKGKDAEKA